The DNA segment GGGTTTCGCGGGAGTAGTCCTGCCGAATTTGGGGCGTGGCTGAAGAATATTCTTCGAAACAATTTGGCCACGGCCGTCGCACAGCATGTGACGACTCAGAAACGTTCTTTGAATCGCGAGGCAAATCCGGTCCGTTCGCCGGACGCCGGTTCAGGCGAAACGCAGTGGATCGCTTCGCTGCCAGCCAAGCAGTCCAGTCCCAGCGGAAAGGCCATTCGGATGGAAACCGCTTTGGAACTGCTTTCCGCTCTGCACCAGTTACCCGAAAATCAAGCCGAGGCGATTCGCTTGCGGTACATCGAGGGGCTGACGCTGATCGAGATCGTTGAACGGATGGACAAAAGCGATACTGCGGTTGCAGGTCTGTTAAAACGCGGCCTGCAGAAATTGCGGACGTTGCTTGTCTCGCCTGATCAAGAGGGCCCCGCTGGGGCCTCGGAAATCTGATGCAGGTTACTTCGCGACCGCGGTATCTTTGAGAAGTTGTTCGACCGCTGGCACGATATCTTTTTCGTATCCGAATCCAGCGGTCTCACCCGCGTCGACAAACTTCTTGACGATACTTCCGTCGGCTGCGTAAAGGATCACTGTCGGAATCGAACCGATCTTCAAAGCGGCAAAAACTTCGTCGCTGGGGGTGGTGCAGATATAAGAGGGGACCGCTGCTTCCTGGGTTTCAAGGAAAGCGGTTACCGCTTCGCGATACGATTCGGCAGGTTTGCTTTTCCGTCCGTCGTAGTCAACGTCGACGGCGATGCAAGATAATTGGTCGCCATGTTCGAGGTGCAGTTTGACCAGGCCAGGGAATTCTTCCATGCAGGGTGGGCAGGCCAAGGACCAATAGTCGACAACCGCCGGACGGCCAAGTTTCTTAACCATTGCGCCGATTTCGTCCAAGCTGGCGAATTCGATTTCGACAGTAGGTTTGGCTGCGGCAGCGTCCACCGCCGGAGCTGGTTCGCTTGTCGGGGATTCCGGTTCAGTCGCTTGTTCTGATTCGGCAGGTGAAGGCTGATCGGCACTGGGTTGATCGGCACTGGGTTGGCAGCCTAGCGAAATTCCTGCCAAGCCGAGTGCAAGGCAAACAAGCGAGCGACGGATCAGGCTGAGAGATGGAGCGGCAGCAAACAAGGGAGGCACCTATCATTTCAAGGGAGGATGGAGGTAGGAGCCTCATTCTACCATTGGACCTCGCCTGGAGTGAACCTTAGGGAACGTGAAAGAGGTCCGTTCCCTAGGATGTTTCCATCCTCCTGTCGCAAACTATCGGCCTGCTGTTAGGCCGCCTGCAGCCTCGAATAGCCGAAGAGCGTCCACGGTATCTGCAACATTGTGGACTCTTAGCACATCGATCCCTGCTGCGGCCAAAGCGAGTGACGCCCCGAGAGTTCCCGCGTCGCGGTTCTTCTCGCGGTCGTTTAGGATTTTGCCCACAAAACCTTTTCTTGAATGCCCCACCAGTATGGGCCAGCCGAGTTGAGTGAATTGCTTGGCATCACGCAACAAGGTCAGGTTGTGCTCGTGCGTTTTTCCAAAACCAATGCCGGGGTCAAGGCAGATGCGTTCGCGATTAATCCCCGCTTGCAAGCAGGCTTCGGCCCGCTGCAAAAGGTATTGGCATATCTCCTCGGTAATGTTGTCGTAGTGCGGGGCGTCTTGCATGGTGGCGGGAGTCCCTTGGCAGTGCATGACACAGACACCCGCATCGGTCCGGGCAGCGGTCGCTGCCATGTCGGGATCCCCCTCCAACCCTGAAACGTCATTGATGATTTCCGCGCCAAGATCGATTGCGGCAGCCGCCACGACCGCCTTGGATGTGTCGATTGAAATGGGAATCGATACACGGTTCTGTAAACGCTCTAGGACCGGAGTGACTCGGCGGAGTTCTTCGTCACCGGCAACCGGTGAACTATAGGGACGAGTGCTTTCGCCGCCGATATCGAGGATGCCGGCGCCAGCGTCTTCCATCCGCAGGGCAGCCTCAACTGCGTCGGCGACCCCAGAGTGTTGTCCGCCGTCGGAAAAACTATCCGGAGTCAGGTTCAGGATGCCCATGACAATAGGAAGCGTTTGCCGCTGCAGGGACCGCGTGCGCAGTCGCCACAGAACGTTGGACGTTGGTGGGGTAGAAGGAGCGGCCACGAATTGTCTTGTCCGAAGTATTGGTGATTTTGTCAGCAAATAAATGCCAGGTTTTGCTTGTCCCCAGCTCTGGTGGGACTTTGTTTCCGCCTGCGAACGCTAACCGAACGCCTAGGCATTCATTGCACCAGGTTGCGGATTGTCTAGCGGCGAAATCATTGGAGCGGCGGCCGGTGGTTGGACGGTTGCCTGGCCACTCATCTGCAAAACGGCAGTGCATATTAGCAGCACGGTTGCCGGCAGGGTTGCGGC comes from the Roseimaritima multifibrata genome and includes:
- a CDS encoding sigma-70 family RNA polymerase sigma factor encodes the protein MPETSTTQLVVHAKAGNSEALGRLLERYRGFLLMRAHRYMDERLRRRVDPSDVVQITFLEAQRDLHGFRGSSPAEFGAWLKNILRNNLATAVAQHVTTQKRSLNREANPVRSPDAGSGETQWIASLPAKQSSPSGKAIRMETALELLSALHQLPENQAEAIRLRYIEGLTLIEIVERMDKSDTAVAGLLKRGLQKLRTLLVSPDQEGPAGASEI
- a CDS encoding TlpA family protein disulfide reductase; protein product: MPPLFAAAPSLSLIRRSLVCLALGLAGISLGCQPSADQPSADQPSPAESEQATEPESPTSEPAPAVDAAAAKPTVEIEFASLDEIGAMVKKLGRPAVVDYWSLACPPCMEEFPGLVKLHLEHGDQLSCIAVDVDYDGRKSKPAESYREAVTAFLETQEAAVPSYICTTPSDEVFAALKIGSIPTVILYAADGSIVKKFVDAGETAGFGYEKDIVPAVEQLLKDTAVAK
- the folP gene encoding dihydropteroate synthase, whose protein sequence is MAAPSTPPTSNVLWRLRTRSLQRQTLPIVMGILNLTPDSFSDGGQHSGVADAVEAALRMEDAGAGILDIGGESTRPYSSPVAGDEELRRVTPVLERLQNRVSIPISIDTSKAVVAAAAIDLGAEIINDVSGLEGDPDMAATAARTDAGVCVMHCQGTPATMQDAPHYDNITEEICQYLLQRAEACLQAGINRERICLDPGIGFGKTHEHNLTLLRDAKQFTQLGWPILVGHSRKGFVGKILNDREKNRDAGTLGASLALAAAGIDVLRVHNVADTVDALRLFEAAGGLTAGR